DNA sequence from the Methanoculleus horonobensis genome:
ACCTCGACGAAGTCCGGCGCTGCGACATTTATGTCGGGCTCTTCGGGAACGACTATGGTTACGAGAACACCGGAGGGCTCTCCCCGACCGAGCGGGAGTTCGACCTCGCCACCGCCGAGGGGAAGTACCGGCTCATCTACGTCAGGGGCACGGACGACGCCGCCCGCCACCCGAAGATGCGTGCGCTTGTTCGCAGGGCGGAGGGCGGGCTGATCCGGAAGCGGTTTAACACCCCCTCGGAACTGGTCGCCGGGCTGTATGCGGCGCTCGTTGAGTACCTGGAGGAGAAGCAGCTCATCCGCTCCAGCCCCTTCGACGCGGCCCCGTGCATGAAGGCGACGCTCGACGACCTGGATCCCAAACGGATGGCGTGGTTCATCCGCACGGCCCGAGCGACCCGCCGGTTCCCCATCGCCCCCGATGCCTCTCCCCACGACCTGCTGGAGCACCTGAACCTGCTCGACGACGGCCGGGTGACGAACGCCGCGGCCCTCCTCTTCGGTAAACAACCGCAACGGTTCCTGATCTCCTCCGAGATCAAGTGCGCCCACTTCCACGGCACCGAGGTGGCCAAACCGATCCCCTCATACCAGGTCTACAAGGGTACGGTCTTCGATCTTGTGGACGCGGCGGCGGATTTCGTCTTGAGCAAGATCGCCCTCTCGGTAGGCACCCGCGAGGCCGGCCCGCAGGCCCCGGTGCGCTACGAGATCCCGAAGGAGGTTGTGGCGGAGGCGATCGTGAACGCCGTTGCCCACCGCGACTACACGAGCAACGGCAGTGTCCAGGTGATGCTCTTCTCCGACCGCCTGGAGATCTGGAACCCCGGCATCCTCCCGCCGTCCCTGACGCTCGAAAAACTCCGGCAGGCCCACGGGTCGGTGCCGGCGAACCCCCTCCTCGCCGAACCGATGTATCTCGCCGGCTACATCGAGCGGATGGGCACGGGGACGCGGGACATGATCCGGCACTGCACCGAGGCCGGGCTGCCCGAGCCGGAGTTTGCCGTCAGCGATGGGTTCCGGACGATTATTCGCCGGACTCTGGCTCCCGGCCAGACACCACAGCCAGAGTCACAGCCAGAGTCACTTGAAGCGAGAGTTCTGGTGCTCCTGAGTGTTGCCCCCAGGTCTAAAGCAGAATTATCAAGGGGGCTCGGACAGAAAGAGATCTCCGGTCAGCTGAATAAGGTCGTCCGTCAACTACTGGCCGATCAGATGCTCGAGTACACCATCCCTGAGAAACCCGGCAGTCGGCATCAGAAGTACCGCCTGACTGAGAAGGGTCGGGCTACGGCAGCGAAACACGGTTCCGGAGGAGACACTCCGTGAGCCCTGCCGGCAAGCATGAAGCGAGAGGCTTGCACTACCGTATCCTCCTCCGGAAGGAACCGGAGGGCGGGTATACCGTCACCGTGCCGACCCTTCCGGGGTGCGTCACCTTCGGGGAGACCGTCGACGAGGCGATAGCGATGGCACGGGAGGCTACCGAGCTCTACATCGAGCATCTCCTGGAAAAGGGCGAGGAGGTTC
Encoded proteins:
- a CDS encoding DUF4062 domain-containing protein is translated as MNPVRIFISSVQKEFADERAALRDYLRGDALMRRFSEVFLFEELPAADRRTDVAYLDEVRRCDIYVGLFGNDYGYENTGGLSPTEREFDLATAEGKYRLIYVRGTDDAARHPKMRALVRRAEGGLIRKRFNTPSELVAGLYAALVEYLEEKQLIRSSPFDAAPCMKATLDDLDPKRMAWFIRTARATRRFPIAPDASPHDLLEHLNLLDDGRVTNAAALLFGKQPQRFLISSEIKCAHFHGTEVAKPIPSYQVYKGTVFDLVDAAADFVLSKIALSVGTREAGPQAPVRYEIPKEVVAEAIVNAVAHRDYTSNGSVQVMLFSDRLEIWNPGILPPSLTLEKLRQAHGSVPANPLLAEPMYLAGYIERMGTGTRDMIRHCTEAGLPEPEFAVSDGFRTIIRRTLAPGQTPQPESQPESLEARVLVLLSVAPRSKAELSRGLGQKEISGQLNKVVRQLLADQMLEYTIPEKPGSRHQKYRLTEKGRATAAKHGSGGDTP
- a CDS encoding type II toxin-antitoxin system HicB family antitoxin, with protein sequence MHYRILLRKEPEGGYTVTVPTLPGCVTFGETVDEAIAMAREATELYIEHLLEKGEEVPTEEGLLEYTLTVEAHA